The proteins below come from a single Necator americanus strain Aroian chromosome V, whole genome shotgun sequence genomic window:
- a CDS encoding hypothetical protein (NECATOR_CHRV.G18944.T1), producing the protein MRISADAQETSLVFWMSSTSTGTFGRSELQDLTECPICCLRYDRPLQLTCGHSFCGNCVDRLIADARNAGPRNDNFLEGIRRIPLPNLDRGEDPLNFIQNRIEEDIWVQPPRPPPPLHYGLGGIPPRHGGFRNYLYDEPPPFPFRGIGANTELVIKCPECRQLTKVPPEGLSVNYRLQELVARVSETAAQSNNIDNNENDESHLPKCLVCDEVISKGVYLSCRTCAAEAEAMRQLCSMCCLRNHNGHDIEEKRFLTMGDIEVGKESVSEAAGRGYQAVDQATHDLDACAASAKDFFQESCHNVLRTFELIASNMQFEVLSCHDELEQKVSIAQEISAKLEQLPDIVKGVLDEFRKNLDAAMNLFVSSTLIYDGLRAGTLSLESMNKNQELDGNSCDTSPDQILANASMDSERRSGCRSNSRDVVRDFPRSFPPLDRRKTRQLRMMQQQCSALRRQRLQERLNRDSYGAQLYNLGATRQRHERLRDELRNDLFDTDDRSSRDHAESCRRHRGAHPNNGLPITENSPGACSSRMQAQDERGRSNSVEIIPSTPPAVADLEQRAGRLIITPERRLLKTEAGAEEDGGENGIGCSKISSKRRRGVDPVPAGTNLSVDPNSAAYVEATVEQEPCLRRTAKRKIRTSSIPQFAHHSNDMSGPSFLAHVAEDASVGDGVDSSHGEASSDINFEDLNFLE; encoded by the exons ATGCGAATTTCTGCGGATGCTCAG GAGACTAGTTTGGTATTCTGGATGTCTTCTACGAGCACGGGTACGTTTGGAAGGAGTGAGCTGCAGGATTTGACCGAGTGTCCTATATGTTGCCTTCGTTACGACCGGCCTCTCCAACTTACTTGTGGGCATTCATTCTGTGGGAATTGCGTGGATAGACTG ATAGCTGACGCTCGCAATGCTGGTCCCAGAAACGACAATTTCTTGGAAGGCATCCGCCGTATACCCCTTCCTAATCTGGATCGAGGAGAGGATCCACTGAATTTT ATTCAAAATCGTATAGAAGAAGATATATGGGTGCAACCTCCTCGCCCTCCACCGCCATTACATTACGGTTTAGGAGGCATACCGCCGAGACATGGGGGATTTCGTAATTACTTATACGATGAG cCACCTCCATTTCCTTTTCGTGGTATTGGAGCCAATACCGAGCTGGTTATCAAGTGTCCAGAATGTCGTCAGCTTACAAAAGTACCTCCTGAAGGTCTCTCAGTAAACTATCGCTTGCAAG AACTAGTGGCGCGTGTCTCTGAAACAGCAGCACAGAGCAATAACATAGACAACAATGAGAACGATGAAAGCCATCTTCCGAAATGCTTGGTTTGCGACGAAGTCATTTCAAAGGGAGTCTATTTGTCGTGCCGCACATGCGCTGCAGAAGCTGAAGCTATG cgTCAATTATGTTCTATGTGTTGCCTCAGAAATCACAACGGTCATGACATCGAGGAAAAGCGCTTTCTCACCATGGGTGATATTGAA GTTGGTAAGGAATCTGTCTCCGAAGCAGCCGGTCGTGGATATCAGGCCGTTGATCAAGCGACGCATGATCTAGACGCGTGCGCAGCTAGTGCTAAAGACTTTTTTCAGGAG AGTTGTCACAACGTCCTTCGTACTTTTGAACTCATTGCTAGTAATATGCAGTTTGAAGTCCTTTCCTGTCATGATGAGCTCGAGCAAAAAGTCTCTATAGCCCAGGAAATTTCTGCTAAGTTAGAGCAG CTACCAGACATTGTAAAAGGCGTGCTCGATGAGTTCCGGAAGAATCTTGATGCAGCCATGAATCTTTTTGTAAGCTCAACACTGATTTATGATGGTCTGCGCGCAGGCACTCTCAGTTTGGAAAGCATGAATAAGAACCAAGAATTAGACGGGAATTCC TGTGATACCTCTCCCGACCAAATACTAGCTAACGCATCTATGGATTCTGAGAGAAGAAGCGGATGCCGCTCTAATTCTCGTGATGTTGTGCGAGATTTCCCAAG gTCTTTTCCGCCACTTGACAGAAGGAAAACACGACAGCTTCGTATGATGCAACAGCAATGCAGTGCCTTGCGTCGACAAAGACTGCAGGAACGTTTGAATCGAGACTCGTACGGTGCTCAGCTGTATAATCTAGGTGCTACACGTCAGCGTCATGAG CGTCTCCGCGATGAGCTTCGCAACGATCTCTTTGACACTGATGACCGCAGTTCTCGTGATCATGCAGAATCATGCAGAAGGCACCGTGGAGCCCATCCTAATAACGGGCTGCCCATTACGGAAAATTCTCCTGGGGCTTGCTCGAGTCGGATGCAAGCACAA GATGAGAGAGGACGAAGCAATAGCGTGGAAATAATTCCATCTACTCCACCTGCTGTAGCTGATTTGGAACAACGCGCGGGAAGA CTAATTATAACACCTGAGCGTCGCCTTCTCAAGACAGAAGCTGGAGCCGAAGAAGACGGTGGTGAAAATGGAATTGGATGT agTAAGATCAGTAGCAAACGGAGACGTGGGGTAGACCCAGTCCCTGCCGGAACCAACTTAAGCGTAGATCCGAACAGTGCCGCCTATGTTGAAGCCACGGTTGAACAAGAACCCTGCTTAAGACGCactgcgaaaagaaaaatcagaaccTCGAGCAT ACCACAGTTTGCACATCATTCTAACGACATGTCTGGGCCTTCATTCCTTGCGCACGTTGCTGAGGACGCATCAGTTGGCGATGGTGTTGATTCTAGTCATGGAGAAGCCTCCAGTGATATAAACTTTGAAGATCTGAATTTCCTTGAATGA
- a CDS encoding hypothetical protein (NECATOR_CHRV.G18942.T1), whose protein sequence is MPPGSPKSPHDTVLSLSSSVAGVIMVPVLSSYLWEAAAERPTMMMFTIIANTFLVALSFTPLLLHFLVKRFPVNIYYNHDTKTFTSVHYNFFLKKMARQFKASEVVDAQVAPEMAKVWIPLATAFVHNKPLLISLDRNAYIDKLAFDEMTKNIKIPVNHD, encoded by the exons ATGCCTCCTGGTTCTCCAAAAAGTCCACACGATACT GTCCTCTCATTGTCCTCGTCGGTTGCGGGTGTGATAATGGTTCCTGTGCTTTCGTCATATTTATGGGAGGCAGCTGCTGAAAGACCTacaatgatgatgttcacaATAA TCGCCAACACATTCCTCGTGGCGCTGTCATTCACTCCATTGTTACTCCACTTCTTAGTGAAACGTTTTCCTGTTAACATCTACTACAACCACGATACCAAA ACTTTCACCTCTGTGCACTATaactttttcctgaaaaaaatggcGCGGCAGTTCAAAGCAAGTGAAGTTGTGGACGCACAGGTCGCACCGGAGATGGCCAAG GTTTGGATTCCGTTGGCCACAGCATTCGTCCACAACAAACCACTGCTAATCTCTCTCGACCGGAACGCTTATATCGACAAACTTGCCTTCGACGAAATGacgaaaaacatcaaaatccCAGTGAATCATGACTGA
- a CDS encoding hypothetical protein (NECATOR_CHRV.G18943.T1), giving the protein MLAQRLLLFRFPGKVLARCRQHSTGIPHSFTQLVPLSSLTRDEIGHSILFCKETMPPGSPKSPHDTVATAVFITKSSHCPRRLRV; this is encoded by the exons ATGCTGGCTCAGAGACTACTACTATTCCGATTTCCGGGGAAGGTCTTGGCCCGTTGTCGACAACACAGTACAG GCATACCCCACTCCTTCACACAGCTTGTCCCTTTGTCGAGTTTGACACGCGATGAGATTGGTCACTCCATTCTCTTCTGCAAGGAAACAATGCCTCCTGGTTCTCCAAAAAGTCCACACGATACTGTAGCTACCGCTGTTTTTATCACAAA GTCCTCTCATTGTCCTCGTCGGTTGCGGGTGTGA
- a CDS encoding hypothetical protein (NECATOR_CHRV.G18946.T1), which yields MEKDEAPKHFPKPKMYPKKTMVTEWWCAAEGVIHCNFTSLHEICEIIHAEKYCKEVDEMLRNSSLFASH from the coding sequence ATGGAAAAGGATGAAGCTCCCAAGCATTTCCCGAAGCCAAAAATGTACCCGAAGAAGACTATGGTGACTGAATGGTGGTGTGCTGCTGAAGGTGTAATCCACTGCaacttcacttcacttcatgAAATCTGCGAGATCATCCATGCAGAGAAGTACTGCAAAGAAGTGGACGAAATGCTCCGAAATTCCAGCTTGTTCGCATCGcattaa
- a CDS encoding hypothetical protein (NECATOR_CHRV.G18942.T2), with product MMMFTIIANTFLVALSFTPLLLHFLVKRFPVNIYYNHDTKTFTSVHYNFFLKKMARQFKASEVVDAQVAPEMAKVWIPLATAFVHNKPLLISLDRNAYIDKLAFDEMTKNIKIPVNHD from the exons atgatgatgttcacaATAA TCGCCAACACATTCCTCGTGGCGCTGTCATTCACTCCATTGTTACTCCACTTCTTAGTGAAACGTTTTCCTGTTAACATCTACTACAACCACGATACCAAA ACTTTCACCTCTGTGCACTATaactttttcctgaaaaaaatggcGCGGCAGTTCAAAGCAAGTGAAGTTGTGGACGCACAGGTCGCACCGGAGATGGCCAAG GTTTGGATTCCGTTGGCCACAGCATTCGTCCACAACAAACCACTGCTAATCTCTCTCGACCGGAACGCTTATATCGACAAACTTGCCTTCGACGAAATGacgaaaaacatcaaaatccCAGTGAATCATGACTGA